One segment of Bradyrhizobium sp. CB2312 DNA contains the following:
- a CDS encoding EamA family transporter has product MKPADILIALLVAIIWGLAFVASRIALDELSPELMTAMRFTIAAAPCLFIPKPKVAWSLLIAISFTLFLGQFLSQAYGIAHGVPVGLTSVVVQSQALFTIGLAAIVFGERPTPLQTLGIVIAAAGLLMICGTVGYDFSVGAFAVLMISPVSFAVGNLLLRGARGAPMFDLFAWLCLASAVPLFALALIANGPATTWASLTHMSLTSALCMLMLGAISTSIAYWLWGRLLRDYPAAQVVPFALLVPFVGSAASSIVFGERFGPLRLAGMLTVIGGIAVMVLARRPQALQKTA; this is encoded by the coding sequence ATGAAGCCGGCCGACATCCTCATCGCCCTCCTGGTGGCGATCATCTGGGGGCTTGCCTTCGTGGCGAGCCGTATCGCGCTCGACGAGTTATCGCCGGAGCTGATGACGGCGATGCGTTTCACCATCGCCGCGGCGCCGTGCCTGTTCATTCCCAAACCGAAGGTCGCCTGGTCGCTGCTGATCGCGATCAGCTTCACGCTGTTCCTCGGCCAATTCCTGTCGCAGGCCTACGGCATCGCCCACGGCGTGCCGGTGGGGCTGACCTCCGTCGTCGTGCAGAGCCAGGCGCTATTCACCATCGGGCTCGCCGCGATCGTCTTCGGCGAGCGCCCGACGCCGCTACAGACGCTCGGCATTGTCATCGCCGCGGCCGGTCTTCTGATGATCTGTGGCACCGTCGGCTATGATTTCAGCGTCGGCGCATTCGCGGTGCTGATGATCTCGCCGGTCAGCTTTGCCGTCGGCAATCTGCTGCTGCGCGGCGCCCGCGGCGCGCCGATGTTCGATCTGTTCGCCTGGCTGTGCCTCGCCTCGGCCGTGCCGCTGTTCGCGCTGGCGCTGATCGCCAACGGGCCGGCGACGACCTGGGCCTCGCTGACGCACATGTCGCTGACGTCGGCCCTTTGCATGCTGATGCTCGGCGCCATCTCGACCAGCATCGCCTATTGGCTGTGGGGCCGCCTCTTGCGCGACTATCCGGCTGCACAAGTGGTGCCGTTCGCACTGCTGGTGCCGTTCGTCGGCTCCGCCGCCTCCAGCATCGTGTTCGGCGAACGGTTCGGCCCGCTGCGCCTCGCCGGCATGCTGACCGTGATCGGCGGCATCGCGGTGATGGTGCTGGCCAGGCGCCCGCAAGCGCTGCAGAAAACCGCGTGA
- a CDS encoding LysE family translocator, whose protein sequence is MTYSLFYAFLAFMAVMYFTPGPNNIMLLSSGLTYGFRRTIPHIVGIVLGFAFMVATVGLGLGTVFLAYPILQTILKYAGAAYLIYLAVVIAMSGPAKPGEEDGRGPMTFWGAAMFQWINAKGWVIVIGTITAYAAIAQFPLNIAIQTLISLLVGTVSTVVWALFGTALRPVLTSERLVRAFNILMAILLLASLYPVFMDA, encoded by the coding sequence ATGACCTATTCGCTGTTCTACGCCTTCCTCGCCTTCATGGCCGTGATGTACTTCACGCCCGGGCCGAACAACATCATGCTGCTGTCGTCGGGCCTCACCTACGGCTTCCGCCGCACCATCCCGCACATCGTCGGCATCGTTCTCGGCTTTGCTTTCATGGTCGCCACCGTCGGCCTTGGGCTTGGCACCGTCTTCCTGGCCTATCCGATCCTCCAGACCATCCTGAAATATGCCGGCGCCGCCTACCTGATCTACCTCGCCGTCGTGATCGCCATGTCGGGTCCGGCCAAGCCGGGCGAGGAGGATGGTCGCGGCCCGATGACCTTCTGGGGCGCGGCCATGTTCCAGTGGATCAACGCCAAGGGCTGGGTGATCGTGATCGGCACCATCACCGCCTATGCGGCGATCGCCCAATTCCCCCTCAACATCGCGATCCAGACCCTGATCAGCCTGCTGGTCGGCACCGTCTCGACCGTGGTCTGGGCCTTGTTCGGCACTGCCCTGCGGCCCGTCCTGACCTCCGAGCGGCTGGTCCGCGCCTTCAATATCCTGATGGCAATCCTGCTGCTCGCCTCCCTCTACCCCGTTTTCATGGATGCATGA